One window of the Rosa rugosa chromosome 3, drRosRugo1.1, whole genome shotgun sequence genome contains the following:
- the LOC133737913 gene encoding F-box/kelch-repeat protein At3g23880-like: protein MESLNLQAKSSSIRKLTCPFLELEQWRFLQVTLLGSSSGLVCASLDPHKNFILWNPSTTVFRKLPDPDFGGYFSEEEAEEVEFSVYHYGFCCVSATDDYKLLIGFRINSEFEELLIFSWKNQIWRAISGAPKWINRITQSQGALSNEKLHWLFDHNNGFYESHEEEDCVLTFDLENEEFGKLSLPDFDDNDDHLEYANLLRVSC from the coding sequence ATGGAATCCTTGAACCTCCAGGCGAAGTCATCATCAATTAGAAAGCTTACCTGCCCATTCTTGGAACTCGAGCAATGGCGGTTTCTTCAAGTCACGCTACTGGGCTCTAGTAGTGGTTTGGTATGTGCAAGTCTCGATCCTCATAAAAACTTCATCTTATGGAATCCGTCAACCACTGTCTTCAGGAAATTACCCGACCCAGATTTTGGTGGTTATTTTTCAgaggaagaagcagaagaagttGAGTTTAGTGTTTATCACTACGGCTTTTGTTGTGTGTCGGCTACTGACGACTATAAACTTTTGATAGGGTTTCGGATTAACTCTGAATTCGAGGAGCTCTTAATATTCTCATGGAAGAATCAAATTTGGAGAGCCATTTCCGGTGCCCCAAAGTGGATCAACCGCATAACCCAAAGTCAGGGGGCTCTTTCAAATGAAAAACTTCACTGGCTCTTCGATCACAATAATGGGTTCTATGAATCACATGAGGAGGAAGATTGTGTCCTTACTTTTGATCTGGAAAATGAGGAGTTTGGAAAACTTTCGCTGCCTGATTTTGATGATAATGATGATCATCTAGAGTATGCTAATCTTTTGCGGGTCTCCTGTTAA